Within Paenibacillus sp. RUD330, the genomic segment CTCTCGGGCTGTACAATAACGATTACCTTTCCGTGGATATTCTTCATGAAAAAGGCCCGATTACCGCGGGCGAGCTGTCCAAGCTCACCGGACTTGCGACGGGCAGCGTCACCGCTCTGATCGACCGGCTCGAAAAAAACGGATTCGTGCGCAGGCAGAACGATCCGAAGGACCGCCGCAAGGTCATCATCGTTCCCCTGTACGAGGATAAGAAAGAGGTCAGCGAGACGTACGACCCGCTGCATGCGAGGATGATCCAGCTGGCCGCCTCCTACGCGCCGGAGGAGCTTGAGCTCATTGCCGAGTTCCTGGGCAAGGCGAGCGACATCATCGAGGAGCAGATCTATTCCCTCAGCTCAGCACCCAAAACCAAATCATAGCTGAAAGGACGAAACGAAAAACCGCGGATATCCGCGGTTTTTTCGTTTCGTGGCAAGAACGCATGAAGCGGATCGCATTCTTGAAGGATCAAGCGAGCCGCCTCTGCCTTCAGGCCGCTTAATTGGCAGCCCAGATGGTCGCGGTCACTCTGGCTTCGCCGGTGCTGGTGAGCGCATCCGTCCAGGCGACGACTTGGCCAGGTTGAGGCGAGGCCGTCAGCGCGCCCATCGCATCGTCGCCGCTCGTTCCGTCGGAATCGTTGATCTCGATGGAAATGGCGCTGCCTGCAGGAACATTGACGTAGCGGTCGTTGTAGGCCGAGCTGTATTGGTTCGGGAAGGCAGCGTCCAGCGTTCCCCATGCGACGGAGAAGGATTGGCCGATCGGCGCATCGTTCTTCTTCCATAATCTGTCGTCGGAAACTCCGCTTCCGTTGGCGCGGATTTTGACGTAGATGTCGCTGCTTCCTCCGAATGGATCCCGATTCGCCAAGCTGGTCATTTTTTGGACCTGAATGCGATGGGAATAATAGGGATGGCGTACATATGCATGCGAGAAGGCGCCGAGCCCGTTCAAATGCGTGTCCACCATATGGGCGGGGTCGCTGAGAAAATCGCCTGCGAACGTCGGGCCGTCATCAAGATCGTCCCAAACCCAAGGCATGGCGGCCGAGTCCGCCTGATAATTGTCGCCGTCCAGCTTGCCCCAGCCGCCGAAGGTGTGTCCGTCTCCGATGTCATAACGGCGGTTCCAGAAGTCGTCGAAGGAAAGCAAGTCATAGCTGTACCGTTTGGAATAGCTACCCGAAGCGTCCGTGACGACATCGGCGCGGGCTCCGTAATAATAGACGATGCCGTCTCCGCCAGGTGCGCCGGTGCCGTCGTAGGCGTGGTTGCCGTGGCCCCCGATCGGACTTTGGCCGTTGGATTGAATGAATACTTTGGGATGGGAGCCGTTGAACAGGACGCCTCCATCCAGATTGTCGGATCCGTTCGTCAGGGGAAGATTGCTGTACTGATACATCTGGTTGTGCGCCACCGTCTCCATGAGCTGGAAGGAGCCATACGCGCTTCCATCCTTGCGTACGACAACCATCAAGCCCTCCAGGTCGTTCTCGTGCTTGTCCAGGCTCAGGGGGCCGTCATCGCGTGCATGGTAGTCGTAATACCCGATGAAGTAATGGGTCTCCGTCTCCACGAGTGAATAATAGATGTACGACTTCAATGGAAAACGGTCGATGTTCTCCCAATTGTTGTTGCCGACCCAATCTCCGTCATAGTTGAAATTGGTCACATAATCGGCCCGGTACCCATACGTGTCGTTGACATCCTGATAGAACTCCGGCGCCCAATAAGCGGCCAGCTCCCGCTCCGAGGCCGCATGAGCCTGGCCCGGGTTTCCCAATCCCGCCGCCGACAAGCAAATGATGCCGGCCACGACCAATCCAAGCCATTTGCGAAGCTGCTTCATCCCTACTACCTCCCAAATATTCTTTTGCTGTCTGACATCTTGATGTCAGACAGCTTATTCATCATATAGGGCTTTTGTAAGGTTCGCGTTATCGGCTTCTCAAGCTTATGTAAACAACAGCGAGAGCAGGCCGGGCTGCAGGCTCGGGTTGGATGCGACCAGCGTCTTGTCGTGCAGGGCAAAAGGCTCGCCGCCCGCATTGCTCACGACTCCTCCCGACTCCTGTAGGATCAGCATTCCCGCAGCCACGTCCCAAGGATAAAGCCCGTCATGCCAAAATCCGGTCAGGCGGCCGCTCGCGACGTGGCATAAATCCAGGCTGGCGGCGCCCAGCACCCTCACGCTGCGAGAAACGCCCGCTACCCGCGCGACCTGGGAAGCGGCTACGGAATCCTTTCTCCAATCCGAGGCTTGGAAGCCGGTGGCAAGCAGCGAGCAGGCCAAATCTCCTTCCGCGTCGGCCCGGAGCTGATTTCCGTTGAGATAAGCCCCTCCGCCTCTAGAAGCTTGGTACAGCTCGTCCGTCGCCGGATTGTACACAACTCCGTGAAGAGGGCTTCCGTCCTTGACGATGCCGATGGATACGGCGAAATGCGGAATTCCGTGGACAAAGTTGACGGTTCCGTCGATCGGATCGACGATCCATCCGTATCCCGGCGGCGGATCGGCGATGAAGCGGAAGCAATCCCGGGAACCATCCTGCTCCTCCGAGAGGATCCAATGGTCCGGATAGCGGCAGCCGATCCGGCTCCGGATCAGGTTCTCGCTATGCAGATCGACTTCCGTCACGAGATCGCTCCGGTTGACCTTGTCTCCGAGCGCATAGGGCTCTTTCATCCGGCGCAGGATCTGCTCTCCGGCTTCTCTCGCATAAGCGATCGCCGCTGTCAGCAGCTCCTCCTCGATCTCCGGCTCGTATAGTCCGCTCATTCTCATCCTCCAATCCACGCTTCGATCGATCCGGAAGTCAGCCGCTTCTTCTCCATAGGCGCAGTTGCGCCTGTCAGGTGAACGGCGACTCCGAGCGGGGAGCATAACCCGTTCCAACGCCCCTCCAGAGGTTCGGAGCGGGCGATCGAGATGGGGATGACGGCATGAGCCGGCAGCGCAGCAGACAGCAGCAGCTCGCCAAAAGCATCCTCCAAGCCATGATGAGGCACTTTCAGCACGCTGCATTT encodes:
- a CDS encoding inositol monophosphatase family protein, giving the protein MSGLYEPEIEEELLTAAIAYAREAGEQILRRMKEPYALGDKVNRSDLVTEVDLHSENLIRSRIGCRYPDHWILSEEQDGSRDCFRFIADPPPGYGWIVDPIDGTVNFVHGIPHFAVSIGIVKDGSPLHGVVYNPATDELYQASRGGGAYLNGNQLRADAEGDLACSLLATGFQASDWRKDSVAASQVARVAGVSRSVRVLGAASLDLCHVASGRLTGFWHDGLYPWDVAAGMLILQESGGVVSNAGGEPFALHDKTLVASNPSLQPGLLSLLFT
- a CDS encoding MarR family transcriptional regulator, with the protein product MRSLGTRTVLYQQYAASSLGLYNNDYLSVDILHEKGPITAGELSKLTGLATGSVTALIDRLEKNGFVRRQNDPKDRRKVIIVPLYEDKKEVSETYDPLHARMIQLAASYAPEELELIAEFLGKASDIIEEQIYSLSSAPKTKS